The following coding sequences lie in one Apium graveolens cultivar Ventura chromosome 1, ASM990537v1, whole genome shotgun sequence genomic window:
- the LOC141707539 gene encoding uncharacterized protein LOC141707539: MEDEKSISFKPHDDLGDVAERAKIRFTKLEGWQTCVNGNFGNVVRCLVDYQAFTRIPVKHFFLRMLLMHIKGATSYQDLKIINGIVYNSYQEACDALGLLKDDRQWDVAMSENAVHAMPCQLRQLFVHISSNNQVADPLKLWEKHWESMFEDILLIRRRNTNNNELYLNQSDIQNFSLAEIEKLFNGVGKSLKDYNSMSFPDDSFMHGLDNRLFSDELSYNKEHEHEEHDKLYRTLNKEQFNAYASIIDSVENGKKNVFFVYGNGGCGKTFMWNTLCCKLCSVGRVVLPVASSGIAATLLSEGRTAHSRFHISLKVDDYSVTGIKHGTELGELLKQTSLIICLRDIITPLDRERANLPFGGITIIFGGEFRQILPVIPKASRAQVVSTSLSSSKIWDHCRVFLLENNMRLSFGKTEQEKHEIVDFSKWVLDVGNGTLPTVHLDDIISDLEVVISNKFLIRARENPLKAVVDVV; encoded by the exons ATGGAAGATGAGAAAAGCATTTCGTTTAAGCCACACGATGATCTTGGAGATGTTGCTGAAAGAGCCAAAATTCGATTTACCAAACTTGAAGGCTG GCAGACTTGTGTAAATGGAAATTTTGGCAACGTGGTCAGGTGTTTGGTCGATTATCAGGCGTTCACTCGCATTCCGGTGAAACATTTTTTTTTGAGGATGTTACTCATGCACATCAAAGGTGCTACATCATACCAGGATCTCAAGATTATCAATGGAATTGTTTATAATTCTTATCAAGAAGCGTGTGATGCACTTGGACTTCTAAAGGACGATAGACAGTGGGATGTTGCTATGTCAGAAAATGCAGTTCATGCAATGCCATGTCAACTTAGGCAATTATTTGTGCATATATCATCAAACAATCAGGTTGCTGACCCTTTAAAACTATGGGAGAAACATTGGGAATCCATGTTTGAGgatattctgctgatcagaagACGGAATACCAACAACAATGAACTGTATCTTAATCAATCAGACATTCAGAATTTTTCTTTGGCAG AAATTGAAAAACTCTTTAATGGTGTTGGCAAAAGTCTTAAAGATTACAACTCGATGTCTTTTCCTGATGACAGCTTTATGCATGGACTTGATAACAGATTATTTTCTGATGAACTTTCTTACAACAAGGAACATGAGCATGAGGAACATGACAAACTTTACCGTACACTTAATAAAGAGCAGTTTAATGCCTACGCTTCTATTATTGATAGCGTTGAAAATGGCAAAAAAAATGTTTTCTTTGTATACGGCAATGGAGGATGTGGAAAAACTTTCATGTGGAATACTCTTTGCTGTAAACTATGTAGTGTTGGAAGGGTCGTTCTTCCTGTTGCTTCTTCCGGTATTGCAGCTACACTGCTTTCCGAGGGAAGAACAGCTCATTCAAGGTTTCACATTTCCTTGAAGGTTGACGATTACTCGGTTACCGGAATCAAGCATGGTACTGAACTTGGTGAATTATTGAAGCAAACTAGTTTGATTATATG TTTACGAGATATTATAACGCCATTAGATCGTGAAAGAGCCAACCTACCATTTGGCGGTATAACTATTATTTTTGGAGGAGAGTTTCGGCAAATCCTCCCCGTGATACCAAAAGCTTCAAGAGCACAGGTTGTGAGTACTTCTTTAAGTAGTTCAAAGATATGGGATCATTGTCGGGTGTTCTTACTAGAAAACAATATGCGTCTTTCCTTTGGGAAAACAGAACAAGAAAAACATGAAATTGTAGATTTTAGCAAGTGGGTACTTGATGTGGGTAATGGTACGCTTCCTACTGTTCATCTAGATGATATAATCAGTGATCTGGAAGTAGTGATTTCGAATAAATTTCTAATTAGAGCAAGAGAGAACCCACTAAAGGCTGTTGTTGACGTAGTTTAG